From one Phytohabitans houttuyneae genomic stretch:
- the secD gene encoding protein translocase subunit SecD, with translation MSRATAARAALALVVIVVSGWLIAVRPARLGLDLRGGTQIVLETSDGELAEANAETTDEAVEVLRRRVDALGLSEPTLARAGERRIIVELPGVDDPRQATEVIGRTAQLSFRPVLGTASTVEEPDTLPDERGQPLRLGPAALTGDQVESASAARGQVGGWEILLDFRDAGRDAWARLTGTAACAAPGDPTRRVAVVLDERVLVSAEVDGATPCGAGNGSGRARITGTYTAAEARELALLIRAGALPVPVEIIEQRTVGPTLGQEAIEASARAAVIGVLATALFVIAAYRLAGFLAALALGAYGLISYAALLAFGATLTLPGLAGFVLAIGMAIDANVLVFERAREEYATGRRTPRTALRTGFARAWSAIADANVTTLLAAGLLFFLAAGPVRGFGVTLTVGVVVSMFTALVLARALTEGALSMPSVARRPRWTGLAHTGWVRRALARREPDIMGRRRRWLAVAALAVAVAATGIAVRGLNLGVEFTGGRAVSYTMSAPLGPEAARAAVAGAGLPRAVVNAQGPTGVSVRAGSFDDATEARVRQELSEAGGGDVRRDRDERIGPSLGAELRRKAVIALVVALGAQLAYLAIRFHWRWGLSAVAAMGHDVLVLLGVFAWLGRPVDGVFLAALLTVIGYSVNDSVVVFDRVRELTRSGRRARRREPFATLANRACLQTVPRTVSTGLGAMFVLVALVALGGDSLFDFALALLIGVGVGTYSSVFVATPLAVELER, from the coding sequence GTGTCGCGCGCTACTGCCGCGCGCGCCGCTCTCGCCCTTGTCGTCATCGTCGTGTCCGGATGGCTCATCGCCGTCCGGCCGGCGCGGCTCGGGCTGGACCTGCGCGGCGGCACCCAGATAGTGCTGGAAACGTCAGACGGCGAGCTGGCCGAGGCCAACGCCGAAACCACCGACGAGGCGGTCGAGGTGCTCCGCCGCCGCGTCGACGCGCTCGGACTGTCCGAGCCCACCCTTGCCCGCGCCGGCGAACGGCGCATCATCGTCGAGCTGCCCGGCGTCGACGATCCGCGGCAGGCGACCGAGGTGATCGGCCGTACCGCCCAACTCTCCTTCCGCCCGGTGCTCGGCACCGCGTCCACTGTGGAGGAGCCGGATACGCTGCCGGACGAGCGGGGCCAGCCGCTGCGGCTCGGGCCGGCCGCGCTCACCGGCGACCAGGTCGAGAGCGCGTCCGCCGCGCGCGGGCAGGTCGGCGGCTGGGAGATACTCCTGGACTTCCGCGACGCGGGCCGGGACGCGTGGGCGCGGCTGACCGGTACGGCCGCGTGCGCCGCGCCGGGCGATCCCACCCGGCGCGTGGCCGTGGTGCTGGACGAGCGGGTGCTCGTCTCGGCCGAGGTGGACGGCGCCACCCCGTGCGGGGCCGGAAACGGCAGCGGCCGGGCGCGGATCACCGGTACGTACACCGCGGCCGAGGCGCGCGAGCTCGCGCTGCTGATCCGGGCCGGCGCGCTGCCGGTACCCGTCGAGATCATCGAGCAGCGCACGGTCGGGCCGACGCTGGGCCAGGAGGCGATTGAGGCGTCGGCGCGGGCGGCGGTCATCGGGGTGCTCGCCACCGCGCTGTTCGTCATCGCGGCGTACCGCCTCGCCGGCTTCCTGGCCGCGCTGGCCCTCGGCGCGTACGGGCTGATCTCCTACGCCGCCCTGCTCGCCTTCGGCGCCACGCTCACGCTGCCGGGGCTCGCCGGCTTCGTACTGGCGATCGGCATGGCCATCGACGCCAACGTGCTCGTGTTCGAACGGGCCCGCGAGGAGTACGCCACCGGCCGGCGAACACCGCGCACCGCGCTGCGTACCGGATTCGCGCGGGCCTGGTCGGCGATCGCCGACGCCAACGTCACCACGCTGCTCGCGGCCGGTCTGCTCTTCTTCCTCGCCGCCGGGCCGGTGCGCGGCTTCGGCGTCACGCTCACGGTGGGCGTCGTCGTCTCGATGTTCACCGCGCTGGTGCTGGCCCGCGCGCTCACCGAGGGCGCGCTGTCGATGCCCTCGGTGGCGCGGCGGCCGCGCTGGACCGGGCTGGCGCACACCGGGTGGGTGCGGCGCGCGCTGGCCCGCCGCGAGCCGGACATCATGGGCCGGCGGCGGCGCTGGTTGGCGGTCGCGGCGCTCGCCGTCGCGGTGGCGGCCACCGGGATCGCGGTGCGGGGACTCAACCTCGGTGTCGAGTTCACCGGCGGCCGCGCGGTCTCGTACACGATGAGTGCCCCGCTGGGTCCGGAGGCCGCGCGGGCCGCGGTGGCCGGCGCGGGACTGCCTCGGGCGGTCGTCAACGCGCAAGGCCCGACCGGGGTGAGCGTCCGCGCGGGGTCGTTCGACGACGCGACCGAGGCGCGGGTGCGGCAGGAGCTGTCCGAGGCCGGGGGCGGCGACGTGCGCCGCGACCGGGACGAGCGGATCGGCCCCAGCCTCGGCGCGGAGCTGCGGCGCAAGGCCGTCATCGCGCTGGTGGTGGCGCTCGGCGCGCAGCTGGCGTACCTCGCGATCCGCTTCCACTGGCGCTGGGGGCTGTCCGCGGTGGCGGCGATGGGCCACGACGTGCTGGTGCTGCTCGGCGTGTTCGCGTGGCTGGGCCGCCCGGTCGACGGCGTGTTCCTCGCCGCGCTGCTGACCGTCATCGGCTACTCGGTCAACGACTCGGTCGTGGTCTTCGACCGGGTCCGGGAGCTGACCCGGAGCGGGCGGCGGGCCAGGAGGCGGGAGCCGTTCGCGACGCTCGCCAACCGGGCCTGCCTGCAGACGGTGCCACGCACGGTGAGCACCGGGCTGGGCGCGATGTTTGTGCTGGTGGCGCTCGTGGCGCTGGGCGGCGACTCGCTGTTCGACTTCGCGCTCGCGCTGCTGATCGGCGTGGGCGTGGGCACCTATTCATCGGTGTTCGTGGCCACGCCGCTGGCCGTGGAGCTGGAGCGGTAG
- a CDS encoding YciI family protein → MMLIYQNTAAAEALSEEEMSALQNEAGDIWQDLVKSGEWVSGAGLASPTQAKAIRVRDGVAAVTDGPFSEAKEQLAGVCVFDVESEERAVEIAGRWPDARFWGVELREIVGEAEAEG, encoded by the coding sequence ATGATGTTGATCTACCAGAACACCGCCGCCGCCGAGGCCCTGTCCGAGGAGGAGATGAGCGCCCTGCAGAACGAGGCGGGCGACATCTGGCAGGACCTGGTCAAGAGCGGCGAGTGGGTAAGCGGCGCCGGGCTCGCCAGCCCGACCCAGGCCAAGGCCATCCGGGTCCGCGACGGGGTCGCGGCGGTCACCGACGGGCCGTTCAGCGAGGCGAAGGAGCAGCTGGCCGGCGTCTGCGTCTTCGACGTCGAGTCGGAGGAGCGGGCGGTCGAGATCGCCGGGCGCTGGCCGGACGCGCGCTTCTGGGGTGTCGAGCTCCGCGAGATCGTCGGCGAGGCCGAGGCGGAGGGCTGA
- a CDS encoding GNAT family N-acetyltransferase, with the protein MRCRSRSRHGPCRESVAMKIRTGRRDDAERLLAFWSAAAHGRSVSDDLAGVARLLRHDSESVLVAEVDGVVVGTVIAGWGGWRCHIYRLAVSPDHRRRGIGRELLAAAEARFVALGGRRSDAMVDDGNPGAHELYRNAGYMPDSSWSRWVRPSSRSTVMPVTRAARWGKLGGV; encoded by the coding sequence CTGAGATGCAGGTCACGCTCGCGGCACGGTCCCTGCCGGGAGAGTGTAGCGATGAAGATCCGCACTGGTCGGCGTGACGACGCCGAGCGACTGCTCGCTTTCTGGTCGGCCGCGGCACACGGCCGCAGCGTGAGCGACGACCTGGCCGGCGTGGCCCGGCTGCTGCGCCACGACAGCGAGTCGGTCCTGGTCGCCGAGGTGGACGGCGTGGTCGTGGGCACGGTGATCGCGGGTTGGGGCGGGTGGCGCTGCCACATCTACCGGCTCGCGGTCTCGCCGGACCACCGCCGCCGCGGCATCGGCCGGGAGCTGCTGGCCGCCGCCGAGGCCCGGTTCGTCGCGCTCGGCGGGCGGCGTTCGGACGCGATGGTCGACGACGGCAACCCCGGCGCTCACGAGCTGTACCGCAATGCCGGCTATATGCCTGATTCGTCCTGGTCACGATGGGTTCGTCCCTCGTCCCGGTCGACAGTAATGCCCGTGACTAGAGCGGCCAGGTGGGGGAAACTGGGAGGAGTCTGA